In one Fusarium falciforme chromosome 5, complete sequence genomic region, the following are encoded:
- a CDS encoding Ketol-acid reductoisomerase, mitochondrial yields the protein MASRSFTKTLRAPVARQLASVPRVQQRTFVAAARAAVRAGAVARPVAAGPAQQQIRGVKTIDFAGHKEDVYERADWPQEKLLEYFKNDTLALIGYGSQGHGQGLNLRDNGLNVIVGVRKNGKSWKDAEQDGWVAGKNLFDVDEAISRGTIVMNLLSDAAQSETWPAIKPQLVKGKTLYFSHGFSPVFKDLTKVEVPTDIDVILCAPKGSGRTVRSLFREGRGINSSFAVYQDVTGKAEEKAIALGVAIGSGYLYKTTFEKEVYSDLYGERGCLMGGIHGMFLAQYEVLRERGHSPSEAFNETVEEATQSLYPLIGANGMDWMYEACSTTARRGAIDWSPRFKDALKPVFNQLYDSVKDGSETKRSLEYNSQPDYREKYEAEMQEIRDLEIWRAGKAVRALRPENQK from the exons ATGGCCTCCCGCAGCTTCACCAAGACCCTCCGCGCCCCCGTGGCCCGCCAATTGGCCTCTGTGCCCCGCGTCCAGCAGCGCAcctttgttgctgctgcccgCGCCGCCGTCCGCGCTGGTGCTGTCGCCCGCCCCGTTGCTGCCGGTCCTGCTCAGCAGCAGATCCGTGGTGTGAAGACCATTGACTTCGCTGGCCACAAGGAGGACGTCTACG AGCGTGCCGACTGGCCCcaggagaagctccttgagTACTTCAAGAACGACACCCTGGCCCTCATCGGCTACGGCTCTCAGGGTCACGGCCAGGGTCTTAACCTCCGTGACAACGGTCTCAACGTCATTGTTGGTGTCCGAAAGAACGGCAAGTCCTGGAAGGACGCTGAGCAGGATGGCTGGGTTGCCGGCAAGAACCTGTtcgatgtcgacgaggccatctccCGTGGTACCATCGTCATGAACCTCCTCTCCGATGCTGCCCAGTCTGAGACCTGGCCCGCCATCAAGCCCCAGctcgtcaagggcaag ACCCTCTACTTCTCCCACGGTTTCTCCCCCGTCTTCAAGGACCtcaccaaggtcgaggtCCCCACCGACATCGACGTCATCCTCTGCGCCCCCAAGGGCTCTGGCCGAACCGTCCGATCCCTCTTCCGTGAGGGCCGTGGTATCAACTCCTCCTTCGCCGTCTACCAGGACGTCACTGgcaaggctgaggagaaggccatcGCCCTCGGTGTCGCCATCGGCTCCGGCTACCTCTACAAGACCACCTTCGAGAAGGAGGTCTACTCTGACCTCTACGGTGAGCGTGGCTGCCTGATGGGTGGTATCCACGGCATGTTCCTTGCTCAGTACGAGGTTCTCCGTGAGCGCGGCCACAGCCCCAGCGAGGCCTTCAACGAGACCGTCGAGGAGGCTACTCAGTCCCTGTACCCCCTCATCGGTGCCAACGGCATGGACTGGATGTACGAGGCCTGCTCCACCACTGCCCGTCGTGGTGCCATTGACTGGAGCCCCCGCTTCAAGGATGCCCTGAAGCCCGTCTTCAACCAGCTGTACGACTCCGTCAAGGATGGCTCCGAGACCAAGCGATCCCTCGAGTACAACAGCCAGCCCGACTACCGTGAGAAGTACGAGGCTGAGATGCAGGAGATCCGGGATCTCGAGATCTGGCGCGCCGGCAAGGCCGTCCGCGCTCTCCGACCCGAGAACCAGAAGTAA
- a CDS encoding Chitin synthase, whose product MAYNGRDQEYGGHPMQDMPGGSQYHLPPQENDEEQGRGLLNSGYDQDRLGARTPPDRPVSAYSLTESYAPGASTTPQPGAGYGEHTGSFGQFGANLDQPAPFPRPDSAFDPEDSWVERQQQPMIGKGGGLKRFNTRKVKLVQGSVLSIDYPVPSAIKNAVQARYRDVEGGNEEFMKMRYTAATCDPNDFTLKNGYDLRPRMYNRHTELLIAITYYNEDKVLLARTLHHTMQNIRDIVNLKKSTFWNKGGPAWQKIVVCLVFDGIEKADKNTLDVLATVGIYQDGVIKKDVDGKETVAHIFEYTSQLSVTPNQQLIRPTDDGPNTLPPVQMIFCLKQKNSKKINSHRWLFNAFGRILNPEVCILIDAGTKPSPRSLLALWEGFYNDKDLGGACGEIHAMLGKGGKKLFNPLVAVQNFEYKISNILDKPLESAFGYVSVLPGAFSAYRFRAIMGRPLEQYFHGDHTLSKMLGKKGIDGMNIFKKNMFLAEDRILCFELVAKAGQKWHLSYIKAAKGETDVPEGAAEFISQRRRWLNGSFAATLYSLMHFSRFYKSGHNIIRMFFFHIQLIYNFLNTLFSWFSLGSYWLTTSVIMDLVGTPKVTSGSHGWPFGDTATPLVNALLQWTYLGFVILQFILALGNRPKGSKFTYIASFMVFALIQGYILVLSAYLVVRAFDKPIGQQISFASGQEFLNSFFGGDSAGGVILVALITIYGLNFVASFMYLDPWHMFHSFPYYLVLMSTYINILMVYAFNNWHDVSWGTKGSDKAEALPSAHVTKGDKNEAVVEEIELEQEDIDSQFEQTVRRALAPFKEEEEIEKADVEDGYKSFRTGLVVTWLFGNIFLILCITSDNFDGLGLGEDATARKAHYFQFLLWATAVLSIVRFIGFLWFLGKTGLMCCFSRR is encoded by the exons ATGGCGTACAATGGCCGTGATCAGGAGTACGGGGGACACCCGATGCAGGACATGCCTGGTGGCAGC CAATATCACCTCCCCCCTCAGGAGAACGACGAGGAGCAGGGCCGTGGCCTCCTGAACTCTGGCTACGACCAAGATCGACTCGGCGCTCGTACTCCACCCGACCGCCCCGTCTCAGCTTACAGTCTCACTGAATCATACGCCCCGGGAGCTTCGACAACTCCTCAGCCCGGTGCTGGATATGGCGAACACACCGGCAGCTTTGGCCAGTTTGGCGCCAACCTCGACCAGCCCGCCCCCTTTCCCCGACCCGACTCTGCCTTTGACCCCGAAGACAGCTGGGTTGAacgacagcagcagcccatGATTGGCAAGGGCGGTGGCCTGAAGCGCTTCAACACCCGAAAGGTCAAGCTCGTTCAGGGTTCCGTTCTCAGCATCGACTATCCGGTGCCCAGTGCCATCAAGAACGCCGTCCAGGCTCGCTACCGCGATGTCGAGGGTGGCAACGAGGAGTTCATGAAGATGCGATACACAGCCGCTACCTGTGACCCTAACGACTTCACCCTGAAGAACGGTTACGATTTGCGACCTCGCATGTATAACCGACACACTGAGTTGCTCATTGCCATTACCTACTACAACGAAGACAAGGTTCTGCTTGCCCGAACTCTGCATCACACTATGCAGAACATTCGCGACATTGTCAACCTTAAGAAGTCGACTTTCTGGAACAAGGGTGGCCCTGCCTGGCAAAAGATTGTCGTGTGCTTGGTTTTCGACGGTATCGAGAAGGCCGACAAGAACACCCTTGATGTCCTCGCGACTGTGGGTATTTACCAGGATGGTGTGATCAAGAAGGATGTCGACGGCAAGGAGACCGTGGCTCACATTTTCGAATACACCTCCCAGCTTTCCGTCACCCCCAACCAGCAGCTCATCCGGCCCACCGACGACGGCCCCAACACTCTGCCGCCCGTCCAGATGATTTTCTGCTTGAAGCAGAAGAACagcaagaagatcaactCTCACCGTTGGCTCTTCAATGCCTTTGGCCGTATCCTGAACCCCGAAGTGTGTATCCTGATCGATGCCGGTACCAAGCCTAGCCCTCGGTCTCTGCTGGCCCTCTGGGAGGGTTTCTACAACGACAAGGATCTCGGTGGTGCTTGTGGTGAAATTCACGCCATGTTGGGTAAGGGCGGCAAGAAGCTGTTCAACCCCCTCGTTGCTGTCCAGAACTTCGAGTACAAGATCTCCAACATTCTCGACAAGCCTCTCGAGTCTGCATTCGGTTACGTCAGTGTGTTGCCCGGTGCCTTCTCGGCGTACCGATTCCGAGCTATCATGGGCCGTCCCCTGGAGCAGTACTTCCACGGTGATCACACCCTGTCCAAGATGCTTGGTAAGAAGGGTATTGACGGCATGAACATTTTCAAGAAGAACATGTTCTTGGCCGAAGATCGTATCCTGTGTTTCGAGCTGGTGGCCAAGGCTGGGCAGAAGTGGCATCTGTCTTATatcaaggccgccaagggTGAAACCGATGTTCCTGAAGGTGCCGCCGAATTCATCTCACAGCGTCGACGATGGCTGAACGGTTCGTTCGCCGCCACTCTGTACTCGCTGATGCACTTCAGCCGCTTCTACAAGTCGGGCCACAACATCATCCGCATGTTCTTCTTCCACATCCAGCTCATCTACAACTTCCTCAACACTCTCTTCTCCTGGTTCTCTCTCGGTTCTTACTGGCTTACGACGTCGGTCATTATGGATCTCGTGGGTACACCCAAGGTGACCAGCGGATCTCACGGCTGGCCTTTTGGTGATACTGCTACCCCTCTGGTCAACGCTCTGCTTCAGTGGACATACCTTggcttcgtcatcctccagTTCATTCTGGCTCTGGGTAACCGTCCCAAGGGTTCCAAGTTCACCTACATTGCTTCGTTCATGGTCTTTGCTCTCATTCAGGGTTACATCCTGGTTCTCTCAGCCTACCTGGTTGTTCGCGCCTTCGACAAGCCCATTGGACAGCAGATCTCGTTCGCTTCCGGCCAAGAATTCCTCAACAGTTTCTTCGGCGGCGACAGCGCGGGTGGTGTCATTCTCGTTGCCCTGATCACTATTTATGGTCTCAACTTTGTGGCCTCCTTCATGTACCTGGACCCCTGGCACATGTTCCACTCCTTCCCCTACTACCTGGTTCTCATGTCCACCTACATCAACATTCTCATGGTCTACGCCTTCAACAACTGGCACGATGTTTCTTGGGGTACCAAGGGTtccgacaaggccgaggctcTTCCCTCTGCCCACGTCACCAAGGGCGACAAGAACGAGGCCGTTGTCGAGGAAATCGAGCTGGAGCAGGAGGATATCGACAGCCAGTTCGAGCAGACTGTCCGCCGAGCCCTTGCTCccttcaaggaggaggaggagatcgagAAGGCCGATGTCGAGGATGGTTATAAGTCATTCCGTACCGGTCTTGTCGTCACCTGGCTGTTTGGCAACATCTTCCTCATTCTCTGCATTACCAGCGATAACTTCgatggtcttggtcttggt GAGGATGCCACTGCCCGAAAAGCCCACTACTTCCAGTTCCTTCTGTGGGCCACTGCCGTGCTCTCTATCGTTCGTTTCATCGGCTTCCTGTGGTTCCTGGGTAAGACCGGCCTCATGtgctgcttctcgagacGGTGA
- a CDS encoding Opy2 domain-containing protein — MEGLHYFSSRGLDGPGYVVARDLNEVSMAYQLVPRDGKCIQCDENTQLECPNCPEGSECRFTVPLECQKCPTSFCDEKSASQSSKSSDGPNIGGIVGGVVGGVVVIVAITYLVWRFCVRPKRSQIPTSIYVEDVDAPQGSEKDATSRGTRPPSTHTVHSIASTVLTRASNIIQIAYIPGVTNRATPTSPNVLVPPVPPIPMHHAAAARGEGNDDQHFFVPGDLRDSTYSGLSGYSDRTSYARTSYAPRSSVASTIYGKQAQVLTPAQTGMRAKPTVVSVKSVGNSSVESNAPPVPSIDFEKFGGGRPKSGASAFSVGSTFLNSANTATQARAQVVKVGTLKKVDMGSNKSETGSTTASSSVGTSRPTTPSANATRDSSAITIIEDSPSVDQGPFSDPPDRPSPQKSNKAPSLGAVIEESAVENEKPGSSQRRDSSPFGDQHATKE, encoded by the exons ATGGAGGGGCTTCATTACTTCTCGTCCAGAGGCCTGGATGGGCCTGGATACGTCGTCGCGAGAGATTTGAACGAAGTTAGTATGG CGTACCAACTCGTTCCTCGAGACGGCAAGTGTATTCAATGTGATGAAAACACCCAACTCGAATGCCCGAACTGCCCCGAAGGCAGTGAATGCCGATTCACCGTACCCCTCGAGTGCCAGAAGTGCCCTACATCATTCTGCGACGAGAAGTCTGCATCCCAATCTAGCAAAAGCTCTGACGGCCCAAACATCGGCGGAattgttggtggtgttgtcggTGGTGTCGTCGTGATCGTCGCCATCACATATCTAGTATGGAGGTTCTGTGTCCGACCCAAGAGGTCACAGATTCCCACTTCCATCTACGTTGAAGACGTGGATGCCCCTCAAGGCTCAGAGAAGGATGCTACCTCAAGGGGAACCCGACCACCCTCAACACACACCGTTCATTCGATCGCTTCCACCGTCCTCACCCGAGCCTCCAACATTATTCAGATCGCCTACATTCCCGGCGTTACGAACCGAGCGACTCCCACATCACCAAATGTTCTTGTTCCCCCCGTTCCTCCGATCCCTATGCACCACGCCGCGGCCGCCCGAGGCGAAGGAAACGACGACCAGCACTTCTTTGTCCCCGGTGACCTCCGAGACTCAACCTACTCGGGACTTTCTGGCTACTCTGACCGAACCTCATACGCCCGCACTTCATACGCACCTCGATCCAGCGTTGCTTCGACCATCTACGGAAAGCAGGCCCAGGTGCTCACGCCCGCCCAGACTGGAATGCGCGCCAAGCCCACAGTTGTCAGTGTTAAGTCCGTTGGCAACAGCAGCGTCGAGAGCAATGCTCCCCCGGTTCCCAGCATCGACTTTGAGAAGTTCGGTGGAGGTCGTCCCAAGAGCGGTGCCAGCGCCTTCAGCGTCGGGTCGACATTCCTCAACAGCGCCAACACTGCTACGCAGGCTCGTGCACAGGTGGTCAAGGTTGGAACACTGAAGAAGGTGGATATGGGAAGCAACAAGTCCGAGACGGGCTCAacaacagcatcatcatcagtgGGAACCTCGCGgcccacaacaccaagcgcGAACGCTACTCGAGACTCGagtgccatcaccatcatcgaagACTCTCCCTCAGTAGACCAAGGACCCTTCTCGGACCCCCCCGACCGACCCAGCCCTCAAAAGTCCAACAAGGCGCCCAGCCTCGGAGCTGTGATTGAGGAGTCGGCAGTCGAGAACGAGAAGCCTGGGTCCTCCCAAAGGCGAGACAGCAGTCCGTTCGGGGACCAGCACGCGACAAAGGAGTGA